The genomic segment CATCAATAGACATCAACTAATAAGGGGTGTTTGACAAATGactttttttggctttttcttggctttttttttttttttttttggttgatcaaacaactaaaaaagtgtttggtaaatgactttaaaGCAAAAACATAAAAAGTTACTTGGCTTTACCCAACACCCCAACCAAAACCTATTAGAGTAGCATTTTTACGCACTCGTTTTCTAATCAATAGCCAATCGccaacaattaatattttagcaAACACTTCCATAACGACtaacttaacaaattaaatagcAAATTAGACTTCAGCTAGTCAAACTAATCAATAGCTCAAAACTCTAGCTTATAACTCCAACCAACAATGATTTGTCAAATAGATGCGAAATCTTACAATTGTGTTGCATCGGTTTGACCACCCAAGACAATCTTATCCGAAACACCATCTTCTTGCAATAGTTTCATCAACCGTTCAAAATGGTAGAGGTTGACAATTCTTGACATGTCTTTCGATTCCATAGGATCATTGCCAAAAAACACTTCCAACTCTGACTTTAGGGCACCAATCTGTCATCAAACGCAAGATCAATAATTATACGATTTCATTAATCTTAGTTGCATATTAAGAGATTTAGCGAGAACAATGCATTACTAGCTTTGGAGCAAAATCTTTAGTAGTAATAACATAATCTGCAGCAGTGCAAGTCTGTCCGCTGTTGCAAGACCATTTTCCTGCTATGATCCGCCTTGCAGCAACCTACGatcaaaattttaactttacaaaaacaaaaacttaaattgaAGGTTGAATTACATTTACATATAACAAAGAATTGTACTTGTAAATTGACATCTGAATCAACAACAGCAGGGCATTTCCCTCCAAGCTCTAGTATAACGGGTGTAAGATGCTTTGCAGCCGCAGCCATGACAATTCGGCCAACTCTTCCGCTACCTGTGTAAAATATTTTATCCCACTTTTGCTCCAATAGTGCGGACGTTTCATTAACAGCACCCTCAATGACTTTTATCAAGGTGTTGTCAACATATTTGGGTAATAGTTTTGCGAGTAGAGAGGATGTGGCTGGAGCGATTTCTGAAGGTTTTAAGACTACTGCGTTTCCAGCTGCTATTGCACCAACAACCGGATCAAGTGATAGCACTGTCagattttttaatatgtaaGACATCATATTATACGACATTCAAAGAATATACATCTTTGCTAAGCCTCAAATgccaatgaaaaaaaaattctgttACATACAAAAAGGATAATTCCATGTCGAGATAACAAGAACAACTCCCAAGGGTTCTGGGACGATCTCTGCTGATGAAGGATATGTTGATACTGAAGTTTTTACCTGTACAACAGTTTTGTAAAGGTTTTGCACTTGTACATTTATGTAATGGCTACCAAACTATATATGCACTTAAATCATAGTGCAGAAACAAGGTCATATCTCATCGCATCGACTATATTGTAAAGGTCGTAAAGCTGTAAAAATATTACATATTGGGCCATTTCGAGGAATATCTCATACATCACTCCTGTTACTGCATCAGTTActgcatttttgcactatgactTAAATACAATCATTCAAAGTTTTATAGTTGTCCTTTACTTACCTTTTCGGGTTTCATCCATTGCTTCAACTCTTGAAGTGCCAACTTACATGAGGATTTCATCATAGAAATCTACAATATAGAAggcatatacataaatacatatggTATACCAAAATATGAAGAATGTTAAGACATGCTCTAGGAATCATTCATATTGTTATGATGCATTTACCAACCTCGGCAATGAATGCTTCAAATTCAGGCTTGGAAAGATCCTTATTTATAGCTTCTATGATCTCCTTTTCGCGCTCATCGATCATTCTCAACATACCTTCCAATTGAGCAACTCTCCATTCATAAGTCTTACTCTTACCGGAATCAAATTGTCGTCTTAGGTTGTTAACAAGCATAACAGCTTCATTGACATCAAACGATGACGCCCTTTTCTCTTCCGCCATCACAGAGGTAGCTGCACTTGAACTTCACATTGGAAAGATACATTAAGAAAACATCTTTAAGATACTGTTTAGAATCATGGGAATGCAGACCATGGATGAGGACTTGGATCATTAAGGCATCTATATCAGTTTGCACAAGATAGCAGTGTTTGAAGTTCAGCAACAAGCAGCAGCTCTTATCAGCCAGAAAGTATGAAGGTGTATCACAGCTTTGAAGAAGGATTAGTCCTACGTgttgtattttgttttaaagACTTCTAGAAGTTTGTTAGAGTATGCTGGTTTGTTAGTTTGTTAGGCCTTGTAACTACCTTAGTCCTAAGTCAGTTAATTTCTGTTTTGCCCGTtatgtattagtatatatatagcttGTATTCTCCTCATTTTGTAACTGAGTGAATTGAATCACATTCAAGAAATGAAATAAGAGTTTTTTCCTCTTTGCAAttccttcttttcttttgttCTGTTCTTGACACCAAATttcaacatggtatcagagctacaGGAATTAAACACAAGAATTCAGTGAAGTGTTCTTGTTTCGTTTTGCAAAGAACAGAAGTTTCTGTGTAGTCTTATTGTTCTCTTTTcatcttttcatttttcaagAACCCTTTTCTTGTCAAAAAAATGGTTAATCATAACAACACACAGAATGGAAACGCAAGTCTTGATCCAACAATGAATGCATGATCAGTTTACTACCTTCACCATTCAGACTCAGGACAGAAACTTGTCAATCTTGTTTTTTCTGGTACTGGGTTTGTGGATTGGAAAAGGGTGATGATCATAGCCCTTAGTGGAAAGAACAAGCTTGGTTTCGTTGATGGGAGCCTAACAAGGCCCAGCACAAACTCAACAGCCATGAAGGCATGGGATAGAGTAAACAACGTTGTTATGGGTAGGATTATAGGAGTTATTGAAGACTTGATTGCTAAAAGTGTTCTCTCTTACTAAACAGCTACAGTAATTTGGGTGGAGTTAGGAGAAAGATATGGACAAAGCTCCAATGCCCAACTCTTTTCActtcaaaaagaattaaacAATTTGGTACAAACACCAAACATGAAGATTGCAGagtttttcacaaaaatcaagaCCTTGTGGGATGAGTTAGATGGTTTAAATCCTCTCCCTACTTGCTCATGTCCTGCTTCTGACTCTTGTGTATGTGATATTGCAAAGAAATGTTTCAAGATGCAGCAAAATAATAGAGTCATTAGTTTCTTGATGAGGCTTGATAAAAGGTATAGTCAAGTTCGATCTAATATTCTTATGATGGTTGATTTACTAACATCTGCACAAGCTTACAAGATATTACTGCAAGAGGAGACCCATCTAGAACTTAGCACAACAGAAACCAATGATTCTTTGGCCTGCAAggttgaaaaaagaaaaaaaagaggtTATGGAAAGTCTTTTGGAAAACCTTCAAAGGCTAAGAAGCAGCAATTTTATTGTGACCATTGTGAAATATCTGGTCATACAAAGGACAGATGCTGGAAGATAGTGGGATACCCATCCAATTTCAAAGGGAATACATGGAGAAGAAACAATGAACATATGGCAAACAATGCTGTTAAAGATCAAAGTACTGGAACAGGAGAAGAACTTGTCACTGCAAAGTTCACAAACACTCAATACCAGAAGATCTTGGATATGCTGAACAAGGAAACCAGTCATGCCAATACAACCGTCACTAATCAATCTGAAAATTCAGTTATATCTTGTTTATCTTTTCTTGGCAATGATGATTGGATCATTGATAGTGGTGACTCAGACCACATGTGTTTTAACCTTGATAAATTCACCTCTTATAATTTCATTAGTGATAAGGGACACATGATTACAGTTCCAGATGGTAGAAAGATCACTGTTAAGTATATGGGAACAGTAAGATTGCAAAATGATTTCACACTTCTCAATGTTCTATATGTTCCACAATTTAGATTCAACTTAATTTCTGTCAGTAAGCTACTAGATGACTTAAAATGCAAACTCAGTTTTGATCATCATGACTGTCACATTCAGGAAAGCTTGATGAAGAAGCACTGGCTTCTTGGTATATCTAAATCAGGACTATATGTTTTTGAAGGACCAAGATCAGAGACCTCTGAGTCACATGAAGAAAATCAGAAACTTCTTCTGTACTGCAGCACCAAAGAACCTGCTGTATCTAGTTTGTTGAATAAAGCCAAACTCTAGCACTTAAGGTTAGGGCATTTGCCTTTCCACAAGTTGCAAATGGTTTTTTCTGATGTAAATGAAAGATTAGTCAAATCTAATTTTCTGTGCACTATATGTCCTCAAGGAAGGCAAACAAGAACAAATTATCCAAAATCCTTTTGTAAATCTACTAAGCCTCTAGAGCTTTTGCATATTGACATTTGGGAACCTTTTAGGTACCTCACTAGGTATAATTGTTCTATGTTTGTTACTTTTGTTGATGATTTCAGTAAAATGTGTTGGATTTTTCTCATAAAGAAAAAATCTGAGTTTGCAAGTGTCTTTAAACAATTTGTGGCTCTTATTGAAAAACAATTGAACACATATTAAGTGTGTTAGAACAGATAAGGCAAGAGAATTCATTCAAGGAGAAGCTAAAGAATTCTATGCACATGGAATAAAACATGAGTCTAGTTGTAGAGatacaccccaacaaaatggggtggttgaaagaaaacaaaaacatatcCTTGAGACAGCTAGGACACTATtctttcaatcaaaattaccaATAAGTTTTTGGGGAGATTGCTTTTAATGTGCAGTGCATATCATTAATAGAATGCCCCTAACAATCCTGAAAGAAAAACTCCTTTTGAAATGTGTTTTGGCAAGAAGCCTGATTACACCCACCTTAAAGTGTTTGggtatttatgttttgttagcACACTTAAAAGGGATACGCAAAAGTTCATGCCTAGAGCTCAAAAAAGTGTGTTCATTGGATATTGTATGGGCCAAAAAGGCTATAAGACTTACAACCTTGATACCAAATAGGTGTCTTATGTCTAAGGATGTGGTCTTTTTTGGAACATAATTTTCCATTTCATCAAGAAGATGAAACAAACAGAattaaacaattttttcttCCCATAAATTCAATGGAAAGACAAAACTATGAAGACACTTTTGAACAAGATAGTTCAAACCACATATCAGAAGCAACTGAGACCATTGAGAACATCACAGACACTCACCAACAATGTGAGAATGAAAGAACAGATACTGATTCTTGGGAAGACCCTCAAGATAATATTGACACTAATCCCAAAAGATCTCAAAGGATCAACAAAACTCCCACATACTTGAAAGATTATTACTGTCACACTGTGACAGAACATTGGTGTGGCTTGGTTAAGTATAAAGAATCAAATGATTCAAAGATACAGCACACTTCACACATTGAACCTAAAAACTATAAAACAGCTATGTTGAAACCCCATTGGAAAAATTCCATGGACTTGGAAATTTCAGCActtgaaagaaataaaacatGGGAAGTAGTTCCTCTACCCCTTGGCAAGAAAGCCATTGGATCAAAATGTTAAGTACAAAGCTGATGGGACACTTAAAAGATATAAGGCTAGATTAGTAGCAAAGGGCTACAACCAAAAGTATGGGGTAGACTATGAGGAGACCTTCTCTCCTGTAGTTAAAATGTCAACTATAAGGTGTGTCATAGCAGTTGCCACCAGTAGAAAATGGGGCTTgtatcaattggatgtaaacaatGCATTCCTTCATGGGGATTTAAAAGAAGAAGTCTATATGCAATTACCCCCAGGTTACCCTTCTTCTCAAAATCAAGTATGCAAGATGTTGAAATCCATATATGGCTTAAAACAAGCCTCTAGGCAATGGTTTTCTAAATTAGCTTAGGAACTCATTGATCAAGAGTACATCCAATCAAAGAATGATTACTCCTTGTTTATTAAGAAAACAGATCAGAAAATAACACTTCTTGCCATCTATGTAGATGATATCATCTTAACAGGCAATGATCATCAAGAGATTCAATCCATAAAACATCATTTGGATTCTGTTTTTAGCATTAAAGACCTAGGAAGGTTACACTACTTCCTAGGAATTGAAGTGAACTACACTAAAAATGGATTAGTTCTACATCAAAACAAATTCACCAAAAAACT from the Amaranthus tricolor cultivar Red isolate AtriRed21 chromosome 12, ASM2621246v1, whole genome shotgun sequence genome contains:
- the LOC130828166 gene encoding aldehyde dehydrogenase family 3 member I1, chloroplastic-like isoform X3, with amino-acid sequence MAEEKRASSFDVNEAVMLVNNLRRQFDSGKSKTYEWRVAQLEGMLRMIDEREKEIIEAINKDLSKPEFEAFIAEISMMKSSCKLALQELKQWMKPEKVKTSVSTYPSSAEIVPEPLGVVLVISTWNYPFLLSLDPVVGAIAAGNAVVLKPSEIAPATSSLLAKLLPKYVDNTLIKVIEGAVNETSALLEQKWDKIFYTGSGRVGRIVMAAAAKHLTPVILELGGKCPAVVDSDVNLQVAARRIIAGKWSCNSGQTCTAADYVITTKDFAPKLIGALKSELEVFFGNDPMESKDMSRIVNLYHFERLMKLLQEDGVSDKIVLGGQTDATQLRIAPTILLDAPEESSLMKEEIFGPLLPIVTVEKMEDGLQVIKSKSKPLAAYLFTNNEQLKNVFVSEISAGGMLINDTILHLTVSSLPFGGVGESGIGSYHGKFSFEAFSHKKAVMYRSFDGDSSIRYPPYTAKKLNTLKTLLSGNFFQIILSLMGFSKD
- the LOC130828166 gene encoding aldehyde dehydrogenase family 3 member H1-like isoform X1: MTSSAFSIDLLHHPRLSSVVGARLKQKFNCYFWKGNLSTFQLHTQLHTVKSSRIYCSSAATSVMAEEKRASSFDVNEAVMLVNNLRRQFDSGKSKTYEWRVAQLEGMLRMIDEREKEIIEAINKDLSKPEFEAFIAEISMMKSSCKLALQELKQWMKPEKVKTSVSTYPSSAEIVPEPLGVVLVISTWNYPFLLSLDPVVGAIAAGNAVVLKPSEIAPATSSLLAKLLPKYVDNTLIKVIEGAVNETSALLEQKWDKIFYTGSGRVGRIVMAAAAKHLTPVILELGGKCPAVVDSDVNLQVAARRIIAGKWSCNSGQTCTAADYVITTKDFAPKLIGALKSELEVFFGNDPMESKDMSRIVNLYHFERLMKLLQEDGVSDKIVLGGQTDATQLRIAPTILLDAPEESSLMKEEIFGPLLPIVTVEKMEDGLQVIKSKSKPLAAYLFTNNEQLKNVFVSEISAGGMLINDTILHLTVSSLPFGGVGESGIGSYHGKFSFEAFSHKKAVMYRSFDGDSSIRYPPYTAKKLNTLKTLLSGNFFQIILSLMGFSKD
- the LOC130828166 gene encoding aldehyde dehydrogenase family 3 member H1-like isoform X2 is translated as MTSSAFSIDLLHHPSSVVGARLKQKFNCYFWKGNLSTFQLHTQLHTVKSSRIYCSSAATSVMAEEKRASSFDVNEAVMLVNNLRRQFDSGKSKTYEWRVAQLEGMLRMIDEREKEIIEAINKDLSKPEFEAFIAEISMMKSSCKLALQELKQWMKPEKVKTSVSTYPSSAEIVPEPLGVVLVISTWNYPFLLSLDPVVGAIAAGNAVVLKPSEIAPATSSLLAKLLPKYVDNTLIKVIEGAVNETSALLEQKWDKIFYTGSGRVGRIVMAAAAKHLTPVILELGGKCPAVVDSDVNLQVAARRIIAGKWSCNSGQTCTAADYVITTKDFAPKLIGALKSELEVFFGNDPMESKDMSRIVNLYHFERLMKLLQEDGVSDKIVLGGQTDATQLRIAPTILLDAPEESSLMKEEIFGPLLPIVTVEKMEDGLQVIKSKSKPLAAYLFTNNEQLKNVFVSEISAGGMLINDTILHLTVSSLPFGGVGESGIGSYHGKFSFEAFSHKKAVMYRSFDGDSSIRYPPYTAKKLNTLKTLLSGNFFQIILSLMGFSKD